The Oncorhynchus tshawytscha isolate Ot180627B linkage group LG30, Otsh_v2.0, whole genome shotgun sequence genome includes a region encoding these proteins:
- the LOC112229040 gene encoding macrophage colony-stimulating factor 1 receptor 1 isoform X1, giving the protein MLFLALLLGIMVCCTAQEQSPPVIKLNSVVLREAVWTIPVGTSSFTLTCEGYSTVTWSTTAFKLMRKTRLGSVITTRRLTVDYTGTYKCMYENQPDLLSEVHIYVKDPHNILVTPRTLGDVKEGSDVLLCQLTNPIATDLSVRMANGDPTPPDMNYTVNPKRGILIRHLLTSHSADYVCSAKINGVTKVSKVVPIFVFQSLRLPPSVLIVVNGYVRIVGEQLLIPCITSNPNHFYNVTWKHSSLKVLDFSHKMIQEDQSNQVHITSSVTIPAVAMSHTGNFTCTAMNEAGFNSSTTYLQVVDKPYMRLIPRLSPDLYLNGSLVEVNEGENLEINIQIEAYPQIKEQWWDIPMSHNHNISTHDDTWAVRFNNRYESRLLLQRVRSEERGQYTLHTRSTCLNGSITFNVQVYQKPSAKVRLKNVTTLTCTSSGYPAPTILWYQCPGIQNTCDGDNDTVEVQPLLTSTMAVQSELTLSPSSMEVTVECVTFNLVGKERDIFVLRVPAATLPTFVTPKLFTPTFIGATSTTTLLFLLLVIVLYKYKQKPKYEVRWKIIEANDGNNYTFIDPTQLPYNKKWEFPRDKLRLGQILGAGAFGKVVEATAYGLGTDDNMTTRVAVKMLKPSAHSEEKEALMSELKILSHLGSHDNIVNLLGACTQGGPMLMITEYCSYGDLLNFLHGKAKLFLYSIPSGPGTPEDPRVPENRDHYKNTCAQESRVRSDSGISCSSSDNFLDMHPAQRPKHCPMGSLCEDPETGTWSLDIEDLLRFSSQVAQGMDFLASKNCIHRDVAARNVLLTDGRVAKICDFGLARDIENDSNYVVKGNARLPVKWMAPESIFECVYTVKSDVWSYGILLWEIFSLGKSPYPNVVVDTRFYKLIKDGCYMSQPDFAPPEIYTIMKMCWNLEPTERPTFSTIGQLIQRLLPDQPDHTYRNVQDKTPQQGDPAKTNGDCDQTLNQEGEEEPLMKKYQFRPSSMTIHSR; this is encoded by the exons AGCAGAGCCCTCCAGTGATCAAGCTGAACTCGGTGGTGCTGAGGGAGGCTGTGTGGACTATCCCTGTTGGAACCTCATCTTTCACATTGACCTGTGAGGGGTACAGCACAGTCACCTGGTCAACCACAGCATTCAAACTCATGAGGAAAACTAGACTGGGGAGTGTGATTACCACCAGGCGCCTTACAGTAGACTACACTGGCACATACAAGTGCATGTATGAGAACCAACCAGACCTCCTCTCAGAGGTCCACATCTATGTGAAAG ATCCCCATAACATCTTGGTGACCCCTCGAACCCTGGGAGATGTGAAGGAGGGCAGTGATGTTCTCCTCTGTCAACTGACAAACCCCATAGCCACCGACCTATCCGTCCGTATGGCCAACGGAGACCCTACACCCCCCGACATGAACTACACTGTCAACCCAAAGAGAGGAATCCTCATCCGACACCTTCTGACAAGCCACAGCGCAGACTACGTCTGCAGTGCAAAGATCAATGGGGTCACGAAAGTCTCCAAAGTTGTCCCCATCTTCGTCTTTCAAA GCTTGCGTTTGCCACCATCTGTGCTAATTGTGGTAAATGGGTATGTTCGTATTGTTGGAGAGCAGCTCCTGATCCCCTGCATTACCAGCAACCCTAACCACTTCTACAACGTGACGTGGAAACACTCCTCCCTCAAA GTATTGGACTTTTCACATAAAATGATACAAGAGGACCAGAGTAATCAAGTGCACATCACTAGTAGTGTGACTATCCCAGCTGTGGCCATGTCTCACACAGGGAACTTCACCTGTACAGCCATGAATGAGGCTGGGTTCAACAGCTCCACCACCTACCTGCAGGTTGTAG ATAAGCCTTACATGAGGCTCATACCCCGCCTGTCACCAGATCTCTACTTAAATGGCTCCTTAGTTGAAGTGAACGAAGGAGAAAACCTTGAGATAAACATTCAGATCGAGGCGTATCCCCAAATCAAGGAGCAGTGGTGGGACATCCCCATGTCTCACAATCACAACATCTCCACTCATGACGACACATGGGCCGTCCGATTCAATAACAG GTACGAGAGCAGACTGCTGCTACAGAGAGTGAGGTCTGAGGAGAGAGGCCAGTACACCCTCCACACCAGGAGCACATGCCTCAATGGCTCCATCACCTTCAATGTCCAAGTCTACC AGAAACCCAGTGCCAAGGTCAGACTGAAGAATGTTACCACCCTGACCTGCACCTCCTCTGGATACCCAGCCCCAACAATCCTCTGGTACCAGTGCCCAGGAATACAAAACAC GTGTGATGGTGATAATGACACCGTGGAGGTGCAGCCTCTTCTCACCAGCACCATGGCGGTGCAGAGTGAGCTGACCCTCAGTCCCTCAAGTATGGAGGTCACAGTGGAGTGTGTGACCTTTAACCTGGTTGGTAAAGAGCGGGACATCTTCGTATTGC GTGTCCCTGCTGCGACTTTACCAACATTTGTAACGCCCAAGCTGTTCACACCCACTTTCATTGGAGCCACCAGCACAACAACCCTTCTGTTCCTTCTGCTTGTCATCGTCCTGTACAAATACAAGCAG AAACCAAAATATGAAGTCCGGTGGAAGATTATTGAGGCCAATGATGGGAATAACTACACCTTTATTGACCCTACACAACTTCCTTATAACAAGAAGTGGGAGTTCCCTCGTGACAAGCTGAGGCTTG GCCAGATTCTGGGAGCAGGGGCTTTTGGGAAAGTAGTGGAGGCCACTGCCTATGGTCTGGGGACAGATGACAACATGACCACGCGCGTGGCAGTAAAAATGCTCAAGC CAAGCGCCCACTCCGAAGAGAAAGAAGCTCTGATGTCAGAGCTGAAGATCCTCAGTCACCTGGGATCTCATGACAATATTGTTAACCTGTTAGGGGCGTGTACTCAAGGAG GCCCAATGCTGATGATCACGGAGTACTGCAGCTATGGCGACCTGCTGAACTTCTTGCATGGCAAGGCCAAGCTGTTCCTGTACTCTATCCCGAGCGGACCAGGGACTCCAGAGGATCCACGGGTTCCAGAGAACCGTGATCACTACAAGAACACATGTGCACAGGAGTCCCGTGTAAGGAG tgacAGTGGGATCTCCTGCTCCAGCtcagacaacttcctggacatgCATCCAGCGCAGAGACCGAAACACTGTCCTATGG GTTCCCTATGTGAGGATCCAGAGACAGGCACCTGGTCGCTGGACATAGAAGACTTGTTGAGGTTCTCCTCTCAGGTGGCTCAGGGAATGGACTTCCTGGCATCCAAAAAT TGCATTCACAGGGACGTGGCGGCTAGGAACGTCCTCTTGACCGATGGCCGTGTGGCTAAGATCTGCGACTTCGGCCTCGCCAGAGACATCGAGAATGACTCCAACTATGTGGTGAAAGGAAAT GCCCGTCTGCCGGTGAAGTGGATGGCCCCTGAGAGCATCTTTGAATGTGTGTACACAGTGAAGAGTGACGTCTGGTCCTATGGGATACTGCTGTGGGAGATCTTCTCCCTGG GTAAGAGCCCATACCCTAATGTTGTGGTGGACACCCGGTTCTACAAGTTGATCAAAGATGGGTGCTACATGTCTCAGCCGGACTTTGCCCCTCCAGAAAT ATACACCATCATGAAAATGTGCTGGAACCTGGAACCAACAGAGCGTCCAACCTTCAGTACCATCGGCCAACTTATCCAAAGGCTACTGCCTGACCAGCCAGACCAT ACCTACAGGAATGTGCAGGATAAGACCCCACAGCAGGGGGACCCAGCTAAGACGAATGGGGATTGTGATCAGACACTGAaccaggagggagaggaggagcccCTGATGAAAAAGTACCAGTTCAGACCATCATCAATGACTATACATTCACGTTAA
- the LOC112229040 gene encoding macrophage colony-stimulating factor 1 receptor 1 isoform X2: MRKTRLGSVITTRRLTVDYTGTYKCMYENQPDLLSEVHIYVKDPHNILVTPRTLGDVKEGSDVLLCQLTNPIATDLSVRMANGDPTPPDMNYTVNPKRGILIRHLLTSHSADYVCSAKINGVTKVSKVVPIFVFQSLRLPPSVLIVVNGYVRIVGEQLLIPCITSNPNHFYNVTWKHSSLKVLDFSHKMIQEDQSNQVHITSSVTIPAVAMSHTGNFTCTAMNEAGFNSSTTYLQVVDKPYMRLIPRLSPDLYLNGSLVEVNEGENLEINIQIEAYPQIKEQWWDIPMSHNHNISTHDDTWAVRFNNRYESRLLLQRVRSEERGQYTLHTRSTCLNGSITFNVQVYQKPSAKVRLKNVTTLTCTSSGYPAPTILWYQCPGIQNTCDGDNDTVEVQPLLTSTMAVQSELTLSPSSMEVTVECVTFNLVGKERDIFVLRVPAATLPTFVTPKLFTPTFIGATSTTTLLFLLLVIVLYKYKQKPKYEVRWKIIEANDGNNYTFIDPTQLPYNKKWEFPRDKLRLGQILGAGAFGKVVEATAYGLGTDDNMTTRVAVKMLKPSAHSEEKEALMSELKILSHLGSHDNIVNLLGACTQGGPMLMITEYCSYGDLLNFLHGKAKLFLYSIPSGPGTPEDPRVPENRDHYKNTCAQESRVRSDSGISCSSSDNFLDMHPAQRPKHCPMGSLCEDPETGTWSLDIEDLLRFSSQVAQGMDFLASKNCIHRDVAARNVLLTDGRVAKICDFGLARDIENDSNYVVKGNARLPVKWMAPESIFECVYTVKSDVWSYGILLWEIFSLGKSPYPNVVVDTRFYKLIKDGCYMSQPDFAPPEIYTIMKMCWNLEPTERPTFSTIGQLIQRLLPDQPDHTYRNVQDKTPQQGDPAKTNGDCDQTLNQEGEEEPLMKKYQFRPSSMTIHSR, encoded by the exons ATGAGGAAAACTAGACTGGGGAGTGTGATTACCACCAGGCGCCTTACAGTAGACTACACTGGCACATACAAGTGCATGTATGAGAACCAACCAGACCTCCTCTCAGAGGTCCACATCTATGTGAAAG ATCCCCATAACATCTTGGTGACCCCTCGAACCCTGGGAGATGTGAAGGAGGGCAGTGATGTTCTCCTCTGTCAACTGACAAACCCCATAGCCACCGACCTATCCGTCCGTATGGCCAACGGAGACCCTACACCCCCCGACATGAACTACACTGTCAACCCAAAGAGAGGAATCCTCATCCGACACCTTCTGACAAGCCACAGCGCAGACTACGTCTGCAGTGCAAAGATCAATGGGGTCACGAAAGTCTCCAAAGTTGTCCCCATCTTCGTCTTTCAAA GCTTGCGTTTGCCACCATCTGTGCTAATTGTGGTAAATGGGTATGTTCGTATTGTTGGAGAGCAGCTCCTGATCCCCTGCATTACCAGCAACCCTAACCACTTCTACAACGTGACGTGGAAACACTCCTCCCTCAAA GTATTGGACTTTTCACATAAAATGATACAAGAGGACCAGAGTAATCAAGTGCACATCACTAGTAGTGTGACTATCCCAGCTGTGGCCATGTCTCACACAGGGAACTTCACCTGTACAGCCATGAATGAGGCTGGGTTCAACAGCTCCACCACCTACCTGCAGGTTGTAG ATAAGCCTTACATGAGGCTCATACCCCGCCTGTCACCAGATCTCTACTTAAATGGCTCCTTAGTTGAAGTGAACGAAGGAGAAAACCTTGAGATAAACATTCAGATCGAGGCGTATCCCCAAATCAAGGAGCAGTGGTGGGACATCCCCATGTCTCACAATCACAACATCTCCACTCATGACGACACATGGGCCGTCCGATTCAATAACAG GTACGAGAGCAGACTGCTGCTACAGAGAGTGAGGTCTGAGGAGAGAGGCCAGTACACCCTCCACACCAGGAGCACATGCCTCAATGGCTCCATCACCTTCAATGTCCAAGTCTACC AGAAACCCAGTGCCAAGGTCAGACTGAAGAATGTTACCACCCTGACCTGCACCTCCTCTGGATACCCAGCCCCAACAATCCTCTGGTACCAGTGCCCAGGAATACAAAACAC GTGTGATGGTGATAATGACACCGTGGAGGTGCAGCCTCTTCTCACCAGCACCATGGCGGTGCAGAGTGAGCTGACCCTCAGTCCCTCAAGTATGGAGGTCACAGTGGAGTGTGTGACCTTTAACCTGGTTGGTAAAGAGCGGGACATCTTCGTATTGC GTGTCCCTGCTGCGACTTTACCAACATTTGTAACGCCCAAGCTGTTCACACCCACTTTCATTGGAGCCACCAGCACAACAACCCTTCTGTTCCTTCTGCTTGTCATCGTCCTGTACAAATACAAGCAG AAACCAAAATATGAAGTCCGGTGGAAGATTATTGAGGCCAATGATGGGAATAACTACACCTTTATTGACCCTACACAACTTCCTTATAACAAGAAGTGGGAGTTCCCTCGTGACAAGCTGAGGCTTG GCCAGATTCTGGGAGCAGGGGCTTTTGGGAAAGTAGTGGAGGCCACTGCCTATGGTCTGGGGACAGATGACAACATGACCACGCGCGTGGCAGTAAAAATGCTCAAGC CAAGCGCCCACTCCGAAGAGAAAGAAGCTCTGATGTCAGAGCTGAAGATCCTCAGTCACCTGGGATCTCATGACAATATTGTTAACCTGTTAGGGGCGTGTACTCAAGGAG GCCCAATGCTGATGATCACGGAGTACTGCAGCTATGGCGACCTGCTGAACTTCTTGCATGGCAAGGCCAAGCTGTTCCTGTACTCTATCCCGAGCGGACCAGGGACTCCAGAGGATCCACGGGTTCCAGAGAACCGTGATCACTACAAGAACACATGTGCACAGGAGTCCCGTGTAAGGAG tgacAGTGGGATCTCCTGCTCCAGCtcagacaacttcctggacatgCATCCAGCGCAGAGACCGAAACACTGTCCTATGG GTTCCCTATGTGAGGATCCAGAGACAGGCACCTGGTCGCTGGACATAGAAGACTTGTTGAGGTTCTCCTCTCAGGTGGCTCAGGGAATGGACTTCCTGGCATCCAAAAAT TGCATTCACAGGGACGTGGCGGCTAGGAACGTCCTCTTGACCGATGGCCGTGTGGCTAAGATCTGCGACTTCGGCCTCGCCAGAGACATCGAGAATGACTCCAACTATGTGGTGAAAGGAAAT GCCCGTCTGCCGGTGAAGTGGATGGCCCCTGAGAGCATCTTTGAATGTGTGTACACAGTGAAGAGTGACGTCTGGTCCTATGGGATACTGCTGTGGGAGATCTTCTCCCTGG GTAAGAGCCCATACCCTAATGTTGTGGTGGACACCCGGTTCTACAAGTTGATCAAAGATGGGTGCTACATGTCTCAGCCGGACTTTGCCCCTCCAGAAAT ATACACCATCATGAAAATGTGCTGGAACCTGGAACCAACAGAGCGTCCAACCTTCAGTACCATCGGCCAACTTATCCAAAGGCTACTGCCTGACCAGCCAGACCAT ACCTACAGGAATGTGCAGGATAAGACCCCACAGCAGGGGGACCCAGCTAAGACGAATGGGGATTGTGATCAGACACTGAaccaggagggagaggaggagcccCTGATGAAAAAGTACCAGTTCAGACCATCATCAATGACTATACATTCACGTTAA